A genome region from Sphingorhabdus sp. SMR4y includes the following:
- a CDS encoding cytochrome b, which produces MAISEEQPDSWTPFARWLHWTAAVALLVLVPVGYVMANTYGNPDPGVYRIHILASQIHQTLGLSLIALVIVRFGWRMTHPAPVADTAMAGWQLRLARVVQWALYGFLLVIPLLGWAALSSLADVPGFGPTQIWFFGHDGFGAGGMIPRIVPPVPYDAPQILSYSSLASAHRWLAYVAGAILTLHILGALRHHFILKDNVLRRMLGTKI; this is translated from the coding sequence ATGGCCATTTCCGAAGAACAACCCGATTCATGGACGCCTTTTGCGAGATGGCTGCACTGGACTGCTGCCGTCGCGTTGCTGGTGCTTGTCCCGGTCGGCTATGTCATGGCGAATACATATGGTAACCCGGATCCCGGTGTTTACCGGATCCATATTCTGGCCAGCCAGATTCATCAGACCCTGGGCCTGTCTCTGATCGCGCTGGTGATAGTGCGCTTTGGCTGGCGGATGACCCATCCTGCGCCGGTTGCGGATACGGCCATGGCTGGCTGGCAATTGCGTCTCGCGCGCGTTGTCCAATGGGCGCTATACGGCTTTCTGCTTGTCATCCCGCTGCTCGGCTGGGCGGCCTTGTCGTCGCTGGCCGATGTCCCGGGATTCGGACCGACCCAGATATGGTTTTTTGGTCATGACGGTTTCGGTGCAGGCGGCATGATCCCGCGGATAGTGCCACCGGTGCCTTATGACGCGCCGCAAATACTGAGCTATTCATCGCTTGCTTCCGCCCATCGCTGGCTGGCCTATGTGGCGGGCGCAATCTTGACCTTGCACATCTTGGGAGCATTGCGGCATCACTTTATCCTGAAAGATAATGTGCTGCGGCGGATGCTGGGAACAAAAATATGA
- a CDS encoding TonB-dependent receptor: MTKTDIRISSAIAIAGLACASPALAQNTTGDPAEAGESDNMLGEIVVTAQRREQRADDVGVTINVLTGSDLKAAGTQSVVDLAAITPNVQIKNVLANSVVNVSIRGIGLNDYAANNNPAAGMYVDNVYLVSPAMLSFGLFDVDRVEVLKGPQGDLYGRNTTAGAVNIISRKPSATTDIMLEAGYGTYDSWHLEGAIGGALTSTLTARFALQTVQQESGPQTNYVTGNRIGKVDRTNGRLQLQWDPSDSFNLLLNVHKGYDRSDVTLYKADNILTTEEDAFAGQPRVSGAGVDPYMELESTGTSLTANWSVSPDVTLTSISAYEHFTRLHVEDTDGTSLAYLDATYDNNIDQYSQEMRLAYQGDALNFIGGIFYSHDKVKTRDTFFSPDLLPLFGLPGLDTIGNTYRQRTDAYAAFMHAEWTFAPNLTLIGGLRYTEEDKTFDQATTFLCTAGACSDLFAPVSNDYSTSNVSGKIGLNYQAGDRTLIYASVSRGFKSGGFQGQLTFDPTVLQPFGDEKLTAYELGLKTRLFPNFQLNAAIFNYDYSDAQFYGPLFDSPVGVLFGIANVGDARVTGIEADARWRPTAGLDLRFGAGWIDTEVTKSVVAGVTEGSDLPNSPRLTLNGRVKYEWALSDRTDADITLSGNYQSRVRFDVVRNPAEAVEGGYVLVNGEVGLSFADHWRASIWVKNIFDRLYRTQALNTSVGWTSQYGAPRTAGFNLSYSF, from the coding sequence CGAAGCCGGCGAGAGTGACAATATGCTGGGCGAAATTGTCGTCACCGCCCAGCGCCGCGAACAGCGCGCAGATGATGTTGGCGTGACGATCAACGTGCTGACCGGAAGTGATCTCAAGGCTGCCGGCACCCAATCGGTTGTGGATCTGGCTGCGATTACGCCCAATGTGCAGATCAAGAATGTTCTCGCCAACAGCGTCGTCAATGTCAGCATTCGGGGCATTGGTCTGAACGATTATGCGGCAAATAATAATCCCGCTGCGGGCATGTATGTCGACAACGTCTATCTCGTGTCGCCCGCCATGCTGTCCTTCGGGCTTTTTGACGTCGATCGCGTCGAGGTGCTTAAGGGGCCGCAGGGCGACCTGTACGGCCGGAATACCACTGCCGGTGCCGTCAATATTATCAGCCGCAAGCCGTCTGCCACCACCGACATCATGCTCGAAGCCGGTTACGGAACCTATGATAGCTGGCATCTGGAGGGCGCAATCGGAGGCGCCCTGACATCCACTCTGACCGCCAGATTTGCCCTCCAGACGGTGCAGCAGGAATCCGGGCCGCAAACCAATTACGTCACCGGCAACCGGATCGGTAAAGTGGATCGGACGAATGGCCGGCTGCAACTGCAGTGGGATCCCAGCGACAGTTTCAACCTGCTTCTGAACGTCCACAAGGGTTATGACCGCTCCGATGTCACGCTCTACAAGGCGGACAATATCCTGACCACAGAAGAGGACGCGTTTGCCGGCCAGCCGCGGGTGTCGGGCGCCGGCGTTGACCCGTATATGGAACTGGAATCCACTGGCACGTCCCTGACTGCCAACTGGTCCGTCAGCCCAGATGTGACGCTGACCTCGATCAGCGCCTATGAACATTTCACGAGATTGCACGTCGAGGATACCGACGGTACCTCTCTCGCCTATCTGGATGCCACCTATGACAACAATATTGATCAATATTCCCAGGAAATGCGGCTCGCCTATCAGGGCGATGCTTTGAATTTCATCGGCGGCATATTCTACTCGCACGACAAGGTGAAAACGCGTGATACATTCTTCTCACCCGACCTGCTACCGCTCTTCGGCCTTCCGGGACTGGACACGATAGGCAACACCTATCGCCAGCGCACCGACGCCTACGCGGCCTTCATGCACGCAGAATGGACCTTTGCGCCGAATCTGACGCTGATCGGCGGACTGCGCTATACCGAGGAAGACAAGACATTTGACCAGGCGACGACCTTTCTTTGTACCGCCGGAGCCTGTTCGGATCTGTTCGCGCCGGTCAGCAATGATTATTCGACCTCGAATGTTTCGGGAAAAATCGGTCTGAACTACCAGGCGGGGGACCGCACATTGATCTACGCCAGCGTCAGCAGGGGCTTCAAGTCCGGTGGTTTCCAGGGCCAGCTTACGTTTGATCCAACCGTGCTCCAGCCCTTCGGCGACGAAAAGCTTACCGCATATGAGCTGGGCCTGAAGACACGACTTTTTCCCAACTTCCAACTGAATGCCGCGATTTTCAACTATGATTATAGTGATGCCCAGTTTTATGGACCGCTGTTCGATTCCCCGGTCGGTGTATTGTTTGGCATTGCCAATGTCGGCGATGCCCGCGTGACCGGGATCGAAGCGGACGCCCGGTGGCGGCCGACTGCGGGACTGGACCTCCGCTTCGGGGCAGGCTGGATCGATACCGAGGTCACCAAATCAGTGGTGGCGGGCGTTACCGAGGGCAGCGATTTGCCCAATTCTCCCCGTCTCACGCTCAACGGCCGGGTAAAATATGAATGGGCGCTTTCCGATCGGACTGATGCCGACATCACCCTTTCGGGCAATTACCAAAGCCGCGTGCGTTTCGATGTCGTCCGCAATCCTGCGGAAGCGGTCGAAGGCGGCTATGTCCTTGTCAATGGTGAAGTGGGGCTATCCTTCGCAGATCACTGGCGGGCTTCGATATGGGTCAAGAATATTTTCGACCGGCTTTACCGGACGCAAGCGCTCAATACGAGCGTAGGCTGGACAAGCCAATATGGCGCGCCTCGTACCGCAGGATTCAATCTTTCCTACAGCTTCTGA
- a CDS encoding class I SAM-dependent methyltransferase, producing the protein MQKQLNHSHFGHEIMPQATHDEQAMEDHFLAMRAWTNRNVDPLDRRLLDEVIVPEVEAATSKKPTSSAHVRKPLEAHPLHQYWLTLSLHYQDRIWRSIDGSIARQYDELAEKVEQHSKAPIGSLTLDPDLEIPRYIGEFDHHRMPGSYTVDTAEDDFRAGALYDRFSSTYLRNMNGGWKNDGRGHTLASHMKDFYPDFQPKRILDLGCSIGQSTVAIASAYPDAEIHAIDLGAPMLRYGHARAEAMGVPIHFSQQNAECTNFEDASFDLVTSSAMFHETSAKGMRAIMRECHRLLRPGGIMCHVEVPPRHEHLSLWDQMRCDFESHYNNEPFMTSLARTDWVEVAEKAGFERDKVLVGYRKGVPELKVDRSDFFTEGHPEGRTLLGSWYACSAEKT; encoded by the coding sequence ATGCAGAAACAGCTAAATCACAGCCATTTTGGCCATGAAATCATGCCGCAGGCGACCCATGATGAGCAGGCTATGGAAGATCATTTCCTGGCAATGCGGGCATGGACCAATCGCAATGTCGATCCGCTCGACCGCCGGCTGCTCGACGAGGTCATTGTGCCCGAGGTCGAGGCCGCGACCAGCAAGAAGCCGACCAGCAGCGCACATGTCCGCAAGCCACTGGAGGCCCATCCGCTGCACCAATATTGGCTCACTCTGTCGCTCCATTATCAGGATCGCATCTGGCGGTCGATCGACGGCTCCATCGCGCGCCAATATGACGAACTGGCAGAGAAGGTAGAGCAGCATAGCAAGGCGCCCATCGGTAGTCTTACACTTGACCCGGATCTTGAAATTCCGCGCTATATCGGCGAATTTGACCATCACCGGATGCCGGGCAGCTATACGGTTGATACGGCTGAAGATGATTTCCGGGCCGGTGCGCTCTATGATCGCTTCTCCTCGACCTATTTGCGCAACATGAACGGTGGCTGGAAAAATGACGGCCGGGGGCACACGCTGGCCAGTCACATGAAGGATTTCTATCCGGATTTCCAGCCGAAGCGCATTCTCGATCTGGGCTGCTCGATCGGCCAGAGCACGGTTGCCATTGCCAGTGCCTATCCGGATGCAGAAATCCACGCGATTGATCTGGGTGCGCCGATGTTGCGCTATGGTCATGCCAGGGCCGAAGCCATGGGTGTCCCGATCCATTTCAGCCAGCAGAATGCCGAATGCACCAATTTTGAAGATGCAAGCTTTGATCTGGTGACATCCTCCGCGATGTTCCATGAAACATCTGCCAAGGGCATGCGCGCCATCATGCGCGAGTGCCACCGGCTGCTGCGTCCCGGCGGGATCATGTGCCATGTCGAGGTTCCACCGCGGCACGAGCATCTGTCTCTGTGGGACCAGATGCGCTGCGACTTTGAATCGCACTATAACAACGAACCGTTCATGACCTCTCTCGCCCGGACCGACTGGGTAGAAGTTGCTGAGAAAGCAGGCTTTGAACGCGACAAGGTTCTGGTCGGCTACCGCAAGGGTGTGCCCGAACTGAAAGTCGATCGTAGCGATTTCTTCACGGAAGGGCATCCCGAAGGCCGGACTTTGCTGGGTAGCTGGTACGCCTGCTCGGCCGAAAAGACATAA
- a CDS encoding MFS transporter, translating into MTESIVSADSPVSQGVMLKYGIGQLGAQIFRDTPAVLLPIFMITMLGIPAWLAGLAIMAPKLWVVICDPLVGSFSDRLESRFGRSPMLAVGAVASSIGFFALFTVSDFGSPWLAAAVVSLTFLLAQTGFSAFSVPYLALAGELSSDTHERTKILVYRMIFTMIGLILGIGVAQPMAEWFGGGRYGWMAMGAVLGMVCASTMLTTAFSLWGFRAPRKVQEQVGMIEQLRRAWRNKPFMMINMTNFFQSIGSSCSFSVVGLIFIYSIGDISLLWPFMVAMTVGSLLSQPVWLAKSKRYGKLPVFVFACIAWGLVTLSWLALGRFGDSSWAVPLIGPMRIEVILVMVRAVLIGVFNSGFILMAISLFTDTLSYGSQPDQAPQEGSLSGMWSASEKMAFALGPLISGAVLSLFGFVSSTGGAIAQSQTAIDGVILCYSVIPAAIVVMSLACLRSYSRFMQDEPTVTR; encoded by the coding sequence ATGACCGAATCGATCGTATCGGCAGACTCTCCGGTCTCGCAGGGGGTGATGCTAAAATATGGTATCGGGCAGCTCGGCGCCCAGATTTTCCGCGATACACCCGCTGTCCTCCTTCCCATCTTCATGATCACCATGCTCGGTATTCCGGCATGGCTCGCCGGTCTGGCGATTATGGCACCCAAACTCTGGGTGGTCATTTGCGATCCACTGGTGGGTTCCTTCTCTGACCGGCTCGAATCCCGATTTGGCCGTTCGCCGATGCTCGCGGTGGGTGCCGTGGCCTCTTCCATAGGGTTTTTCGCCCTCTTTACGGTCTCGGATTTCGGTTCCCCCTGGTTGGCAGCAGCCGTTGTCTCGCTCACTTTCCTGTTGGCGCAGACCGGTTTCAGCGCTTTCTCCGTGCCCTATCTGGCGCTGGCCGGAGAGCTGTCCAGCGACACGCACGAGCGGACCAAGATCCTTGTTTACCGCATGATATTCACCATGATCGGCCTGATATTGGGGATCGGCGTGGCACAGCCGATGGCGGAATGGTTCGGGGGCGGTCGTTACGGCTGGATGGCGATGGGGGCTGTGCTCGGCATGGTCTGTGCTTCGACCATGTTGACGACGGCCTTCAGCCTTTGGGGATTTCGCGCGCCACGCAAGGTGCAGGAGCAGGTCGGGATGATCGAGCAGTTGCGGCGGGCCTGGCGGAACAAGCCATTCATGATGATAAACATGACCAATTTCTTCCAGTCTATCGGCTCCTCCTGCTCCTTTTCGGTGGTTGGGCTGATCTTCATCTATTCGATCGGAGACATTTCCCTGCTGTGGCCGTTCATGGTCGCGATGACCGTTGGTTCGTTGCTCAGCCAACCCGTCTGGCTCGCCAAGTCCAAACGTTATGGCAAATTGCCGGTGTTCGTCTTCGCCTGTATCGCCTGGGGACTGGTCACGCTCAGTTGGCTGGCTCTGGGCAGGTTCGGCGACTCCAGCTGGGCCGTGCCCCTGATCGGACCGATGCGCATCGAAGTGATATTGGTGATGGTACGCGCGGTGCTGATAGGGGTCTTCAATTCCGGTTTCATCCTAATGGCGATTTCTCTGTTCACAGATACGCTGAGCTACGGCAGCCAACCGGATCAGGCACCCCAGGAGGGAAGCCTGTCGGGAATGTGGTCCGCTTCCGAGAAAATGGCCTTTGCCCTCGGTCCGCTCATCAGCGGCGCGGTGCTGTCGCTGTTCGGCTTTGTGTCGTCGACGGGGGGCGCGATCGCCCAGTCGCAGACGGCAATCGACGGCGTGATTCTCTGCTATTCGGTCATTCCGGCTGCTATCGTCGTCATGAGCCTGGCCTGTCTGCGCAGTTACAGCAGGTTCATGCAGGACGAACCGACTGTCACCCGCTAG
- a CDS encoding ureidoglycolate lyase: MNDHKTIHLPLLEASAEALAPFGQIIGSASGVKPVAVDFYKGAVAMSYPVKFECEHPVEVSLANLGRRPGEVRYMERHFQHTQAFIPLGGKPFVAVMAPPNDDDLPDLSAVKAFLFDGSAGFQLNLGTWHEFPFALEPDTEMIVLLSSQTGYDLKAKDAVTEEAFGPDLDKKDIAARTGTLFQFDLKEYKNG; encoded by the coding sequence ATGAATGATCACAAAACTATCCATCTGCCCCTGCTCGAGGCCAGCGCCGAAGCATTGGCGCCCTTCGGGCAAATTATCGGTAGCGCTAGCGGCGTGAAGCCGGTCGCCGTCGACTTTTACAAGGGCGCGGTGGCGATGTCCTATCCGGTGAAATTCGAATGCGAGCATCCGGTCGAGGTGTCGCTTGCCAATCTTGGCCGTCGGCCCGGGGAAGTCCGTTATATGGAGCGGCATTTTCAGCATACGCAGGCTTTCATTCCGCTTGGCGGCAAGCCCTTTGTCGCGGTCATGGCGCCACCGAATGATGATGATTTGCCGGATCTTTCGGCCGTGAAGGCGTTTCTGTTCGACGGGTCTGCGGGCTTCCAGCTCAATCTGGGAACCTGGCACGAATTTCCCTTTGCGCTTGAGCCTGACACCGAAATGATCGTTCTGCTTTCGAGCCAGACCGGCTATGATCTGAAAGCCAAGGATGCGGTGACCGAAGAAGCTTTCGGTCCCGATCTGGACAAGAAGGATATCGCCGCGCGCACAGGCACATTGTTCCAATTCGATTTGAAGGAGTATAAAAATGGTTGA
- a CDS encoding alpha/beta fold hydrolase, which translates to MMVTRAYTQCRYGQMHYREAAPENPTAPTVILLHQNPSSSYEYELLIDALATDRRVIAFDTPGYGMSDPPPAPLDMAGYAASFSDAIDALAIAGPVDVYGFHTGALLTMELALLRGDKVARIAMTGIPMYPEEKRAELLKNVVETPANDDAGTAILSMLPRLWDYVVGQRDRRVPLERAIRSFADKAWMLDRSSWAYRGVWSYDYTRITGLTLPALLLQPDEQLREASLEAAALIPGITIRHMPDLNRDIFEFAQERIANELRLFFD; encoded by the coding sequence ATGATGGTGACCCGCGCCTATACACAATGCCGGTATGGCCAGATGCACTACCGCGAGGCCGCGCCGGAAAATCCGACAGCACCGACAGTGATCCTGCTGCACCAGAATCCTTCTTCTTCCTACGAATATGAACTGTTGATCGATGCTCTGGCAACAGACCGCCGGGTCATCGCATTCGATACCCCGGGCTATGGCATGTCCGATCCTCCGCCGGCGCCGCTCGATATGGCCGGCTATGCGGCAAGCTTTTCCGATGCCATCGACGCGCTCGCCATCGCCGGTCCGGTTGATGTTTACGGCTTTCATACCGGCGCACTGCTGACCATGGAACTGGCGCTACTGCGGGGCGACAAGGTTGCGCGCATCGCAATGACCGGCATCCCGATGTATCCCGAGGAAAAACGCGCCGAGTTATTGAAAAATGTGGTCGAGACACCGGCCAATGACGATGCCGGCACAGCGATATTGTCGATGCTGCCACGCTTGTGGGACTATGTCGTTGGCCAGCGCGACCGGCGCGTACCGCTCGAACGGGCAATCCGGTCGTTCGCCGACAAGGCCTGGATGCTGGACCGGTCCAGCTGGGCCTATCGCGGTGTCTGGTCCTATGACTATACACGAATAACCGGGCTGACTTTGCCAGCGCTGCTGCTACAGCCCGACGAACAATTGCGTGAAGCGTCGCTCGAAGCGGCCGCACTCATCCCCGGCATCACCATACGTCACATGCCGGATCTGAACCGAGATATTTTTGAATTTGCACAGGAAAGAATAGCCAATGAACTTCGCCTCTTCTTCGATTGA
- a CDS encoding MFS transporter — protein MSNQPHINPDGTSDPKLPMSVCLGFGVGTVGVSIMLNGVTTYFPAFMTTVLGKDAEIAGYLLMASKLYDAVADFVIGSMSDKTRSKWGRRRPYLLAGALVSALSFLAIFSPPAMDDDYISLYMFLALILYSTGYSLFNVPYMAMPSEMTGSKYQRSRLLSFRTLFVSLGQILAMAGTAALISWGGADANGYMIMGWVMALVIGSAMFASFLGTAKAPHIEASKEPEPAISWDSLKQIYRNKPFVAIVAAKIFQFLAFASLATTGLLFKLNVLLIGYTGQMQLALAQNIATAVSMPLWLWMERRLGKRNAYIIGLLMMAIGSLSWLTTDSSITTWGIIWRGVISGLGSGGMILLSISMFVDSLAYDREVTGLRREGLLSSVIAIIEKTTFALGVAAVGAYLSFSNYLPTTGGEIVEQPESAVNALYFCFTILPVFFFACNAICISFYKIGGRYPDVKRP, from the coding sequence ATGAGCAACCAGCCACATATCAACCCGGACGGCACGTCGGACCCGAAATTGCCAATGAGCGTGTGCCTGGGCTTCGGCGTGGGCACGGTCGGCGTGTCGATCATGTTGAACGGTGTCACCACCTATTTCCCGGCGTTCATGACCACGGTATTGGGCAAGGATGCGGAAATCGCGGGCTATCTGCTGATGGCGTCAAAGCTATATGATGCCGTCGCCGATTTTGTCATTGGCTCGATGAGCGACAAGACACGGTCGAAATGGGGCAGACGCCGGCCCTATCTGCTCGCCGGCGCGCTCGTTTCGGCGCTGTCTTTTCTCGCCATCTTCTCGCCGCCGGCGATGGATGACGACTATATCTCGCTGTACATGTTTCTGGCACTGATCCTTTATTCGACCGGCTATTCGCTTTTCAATGTGCCTTATATGGCCATGCCGTCAGAGATGACGGGGTCAAAATACCAGCGCTCCCGACTATTGTCTTTCCGGACGCTCTTCGTGTCGCTCGGCCAGATCCTGGCCATGGCCGGAACAGCGGCCCTGATCTCCTGGGGAGGCGCCGATGCCAATGGTTATATGATCATGGGCTGGGTCATGGCGCTGGTTATTGGCTCCGCGATGTTCGCATCCTTTCTGGGGACGGCCAAGGCTCCGCATATCGAGGCATCAAAAGAACCGGAACCTGCAATCAGCTGGGACTCGCTGAAGCAGATTTATCGCAACAAGCCGTTCGTCGCGATTGTTGCAGCCAAGATATTCCAGTTCCTCGCCTTCGCCAGCCTCGCCACGACCGGCCTGCTGTTCAAGCTGAACGTCCTGTTGATCGGTTATACCGGGCAGATGCAGCTTGCGCTGGCGCAAAATATCGCCACCGCAGTGTCAATGCCCCTCTGGCTGTGGATGGAACGCCGGCTTGGCAAGCGCAATGCCTATATCATCGGGCTGTTGATGATGGCGATCGGCTCACTGAGCTGGCTGACGACCGACAGTTCGATTACCACCTGGGGGATTATCTGGCGCGGAGTCATCAGCGGCCTTGGTTCCGGCGGCATGATCCTGCTCTCGATTTCCATGTTCGTCGACAGCCTGGCCTATGACCGCGAAGTCACGGGATTGCGACGGGAAGGCCTGCTCTCCAGTGTGATCGCCATTATCGAGAAGACCACTTTCGCGCTCGGTGTGGCGGCGGTCGGTGCCTATCTGAGCTTTTCCAATTATCTGCCAACCACCGGTGGCGAGATTGTGGAACAGCCGGAATCCGCGGTCAACGCGCTGTATTTCTGCTTCACGATTCTGCCGGTGTTCTTCTTCGCCTGCAACGCGATATGCATCAGCTTCTACAAGATCGGCGGACGCTATCCGGATGTGAAGCGACCCTGA
- a CDS encoding MFS transporter produces MTAAAPASTWPRASSAWWMVSLLFLAGIFSVIDRAILNIVVDPIRLDLGITDVQIGLLQGLAFGVFYAFMGLPMGLLADRTSRKRLLIAGISIWSLATIASGYATSFGELFAARLMVGLGEAALGPCAISLIADMFPPEKRGRPISVYMMGQGLANGIAISVTGIIISVAIAGGFAGIPIIGTMTPWRTTFVICGAVGLLVAMGLATTREPRRHNATAVKPVKAALPGVAEAQFFWRNRGVLLPLYFGFAIIFLVAYGAGAWAPAMLMRAFGASPAFLGAWLGPFSIGFAAIGPLLGGILLDRSMKSGKIMARFAILTFVPLLAIPSALAVMLEDVYMAALLVASSAAIFSVVGTVMFATLQAIVPPQMRGSSISLTLILNTMIGAACGPLLIASVTEHILGDPELVGWSIAIVAIPSLLIGSILYAVAWRGMTRARLAKTETALLLDPALVDQN; encoded by the coding sequence GTGACCGCTGCTGCACCCGCTTCGACATGGCCGCGCGCTAGTAGCGCCTGGTGGATGGTCAGCCTGCTTTTCCTGGCAGGCATTTTTTCCGTCATTGACCGGGCGATCCTCAATATCGTGGTGGACCCGATCCGGCTGGATCTTGGCATCACCGATGTCCAGATCGGGCTGTTGCAGGGCCTGGCCTTCGGGGTGTTCTATGCGTTCATGGGCTTGCCGATGGGGCTGCTGGCCGATCGCACGTCGCGCAAGCGCTTGCTGATTGCCGGTATTTCCATCTGGAGTCTGGCCACCATCGCGAGCGGCTATGCCACCAGCTTTGGCGAATTATTTGCCGCCCGCTTGATGGTCGGGCTTGGCGAAGCCGCCTTGGGCCCCTGCGCGATCTCGTTGATCGCCGACATGTTCCCGCCGGAAAAACGCGGTCGCCCGATCAGCGTTTACATGATGGGTCAGGGGCTCGCTAACGGGATCGCAATTTCTGTCACCGGCATCATCATCAGCGTTGCGATTGCCGGCGGATTTGCAGGAATTCCCATTATCGGAACCATGACTCCGTGGCGCACCACCTTTGTCATCTGCGGAGCAGTCGGACTGCTCGTGGCGATGGGTCTGGCGACGACACGCGAACCACGGCGTCATAATGCGACTGCAGTCAAACCGGTGAAGGCAGCGCTGCCCGGTGTCGCAGAAGCCCAATTTTTCTGGCGCAACCGGGGCGTATTGCTGCCACTCTACTTTGGTTTCGCAATCATCTTCCTCGTCGCCTATGGCGCGGGTGCCTGGGCACCGGCCATGCTGATGCGCGCTTTTGGCGCCTCTCCGGCCTTTCTCGGCGCATGGCTTGGACCGTTTTCTATCGGTTTTGCCGCAATCGGACCGCTGCTCGGCGGAATTTTGCTCGATCGGTCGATGAAGTCGGGCAAGATAATGGCGCGATTCGCTATTCTCACCTTCGTCCCTTTGCTGGCCATCCCTTCCGCGCTCGCCGTGATGCTCGAGGATGTCTATATGGCCGCCCTGCTGGTTGCCTCTAGCGCAGCCATCTTCTCTGTGGTCGGGACGGTCATGTTTGCGACGTTGCAGGCCATCGTGCCTCCGCAAATGCGGGGCAGTTCCATTTCCCTGACCCTGATCCTCAACACCATGATCGGTGCGGCATGCGGCCCCTTGCTGATCGCTTCGGTCACCGAACATATACTCGGTGATCCCGAACTGGTTGGCTGGTCGATCGCCATTGTCGCCATTCCCAGCCTGCTGATTGGCTCGATTCTCTACGCGGTTGCATGGCGCGGGATGACAAGAGCCCGTCTGGCGAAAACAGAGACCGCTCTTTTACTGGATCCGGCGCTCGTCGATCAGAACTGA
- a CDS encoding phosphotransferase enzyme family protein encodes MNFASSSIDSDLPVAQISHSVVHPDFIAREVAARYPVSGKVEAWLLYRGMNDVYLVQDAKTKYALRVWRKTYRDVDDVAYELDFLAFLKDREFPASVAVPQHDGSLYFKASSPEGDRALALYDWAPGKKFGDMLSEDTAAQIGAQFAKMHLLGIEHAGPGHKFTPDTARDYNICLPALLDFVYDRPDDLRDYPIIASALDKRLQELADAGVPMGICHRDFHPSNVHVDDKGTITFLDFDAAGEDFLMQDVKNYVWGNLFYDFSPAYGEAFEAGYQSVRPFTPLEIENGELFMMAKAFRLVAGMAHSSVSVGRGTLRFRNLDWLGDYIKTRARDAGLL; translated from the coding sequence ATGAACTTCGCCTCTTCTTCGATTGATTCCGATCTGCCGGTCGCCCAGATTTCACACTCGGTTGTCCACCCCGACTTCATTGCCCGCGAGGTGGCCGCGCGTTATCCTGTCTCGGGCAAGGTCGAGGCGTGGCTCCTCTATCGCGGGATGAACGATGTATATCTGGTGCAGGACGCAAAAACAAAATATGCGTTGCGCGTGTGGCGCAAGACCTATCGCGACGTGGATGACGTTGCCTATGAACTCGATTTTCTCGCCTTTCTGAAAGATCGTGAATTTCCTGCTTCGGTCGCGGTACCGCAACATGACGGCAGTCTCTATTTCAAGGCCTCCTCACCGGAAGGTGACCGGGCCCTTGCGCTGTACGACTGGGCACCGGGCAAGAAATTCGGCGACATGCTGAGCGAGGATACGGCCGCACAGATTGGCGCGCAATTTGCAAAAATGCATCTGCTGGGAATCGAGCATGCCGGGCCCGGCCATAAATTCACGCCCGACACGGCCCGCGACTATAATATCTGCCTGCCCGCATTGCTCGATTTCGTCTATGATCGGCCCGACGATCTCCGGGACTACCCGATCATTGCATCGGCCCTCGACAAAAGACTGCAGGAACTGGCCGATGCTGGCGTGCCGATGGGCATCTGCCATCGCGATTTCCACCCGAGCAATGTCCATGTCGACGATAAAGGCACGATCACATTCCTCGATTTTGACGCCGCTGGCGAAGATTTCCTGATGCAGGATGTCAAAAATTATGTCTGGGGCAATCTCTTCTATGATTTCTCGCCTGCTTATGGCGAAGCGTTCGAAGCCGGTTATCAGTCAGTCCGTCCGTTCACTCCGCTGGAAATCGAAAACGGTGAATTGTTCATGATGGCCAAAGCATTCCGTCTTGTCGCCGGTATGGCTCACAGTTCGGTATCGGTCGGACGCGGCACATTGCGCTTCCGTAATCTCGACTGGCTCGGAGACTATATCAAGACCCGCGCGCGCGATGCAGGCCTGCTGTGA